The sequence CGAACGCGATAATGGCAGAATACATATAAGCTCTCATCTGACTTTATGCCTCATTTCTGCCAGCCAGTTAACCGCAGCTTCCCTATGCTGAAAAAACTTCAACTCGTACGGGAACTCGTCGATGGTGCCGACAATCCGGTTTAGGCTTGATTTGGCGACGACTTTCTCCGGCCCAATGACGGCGCAGTATTGGATGTCCGATGCCCGTTTCACCCAGTTTTGGGAAACCCAGGCTTGATCCTCTTGACTAATGACCGACATCTTGCGGTTGTCATACAGCACTTTGCTGCCATTCATTTTTCCGGCTAATTCCACTACCTTATCCATAGCGGTACGAAACTGCTCGCCTTGGGCAAAAGCTTTCCATGTAAGTTCAACGATTTGCTGCGCTTCATTCCAGGAAATCTCGGCTTGAGGGGACTCATAATACATCATAGCTCTCACGCTCCATTTGATCATTTATTAAAAAATGTAACCTTCAGCAGTATGGGGGCCAAGGAACGCTCTGCCTGTGAGCCGCGCCAGATAGCCTGTTGTCCCTAAGGCCCCCGTATCTGATGGGACTTACGGCAATTTGATCAGGTTAAGTGTAGGGAGGGGGCCACCCGGAAACTGATGCAATTTGCCGCCGTCAGCGAGACCGCCCAGATCAATGGTGGCGAATCCGATTTTGTCATTCATGCGGGTGACTTCTGCCTTGGCGGCGGCATCGTCGCCGGATATGAAGATGACGCGGTGTCCGACAATTTGCGGGTCAGAGCCGAGCACAGCGGGAGTCAGTGTATTGAATCCTTTGACCACCCTTGCGCCGGGAACCAATTCCGAAACCACCTCACTCGACGTTTTGCCTCCAAGATCAGCCACGATGAATTCGGGAGTAATAATCGGGTTCATCGCGTCGATCACGATACGTCCGTTCCATGCCGGCAAATCGGCAACCGCTTCTTTCAGATGCTTCCAAGGCAGGGCAATAAACACAATATCGGCGGCTGCGGCCTCCTTAACGGTAACGGCTTTGCTCTTACCTCCAAGTTTGGCTACGAGCGGCGCAAGCGATTCCGGTCCGCGGCTGTTGCTCAGGAGCACCTCATAACCTGCTTTAACGACTTGTTTGGCAAATGCTTGCCCGATTTCACCTGCGCCAATAATTCCAATAGACATCGTAATTCTCCTCTCAAATTTGGGTTTTTATTTTTCAAGTTTGGACCAAGAATCAGACTGTGGTTCCGCCGTCTACATTAATGGTTGCGCCAGTCACAAAAGCGGCTCCCGGAGTGGCAAGATAAGCTACCATGTCGGCGATTTCCGCGCCCGTACCGTAGCGGCCGACCGGAATCATGCCGGAGACAACCGGGGCGTAAGGACCGTCAGCCGGGTTCATATCGGTGTCGGTCGGTCCCGGCTGCACGTTGTTGACGGTAATGCCGAGTGGAGCCAGGTCGCGGGCGAGACCCCGGGTAAGTCCGGCGACAGCCGCCTTCGACATCACATAAAGGCTGTTGCCCGGAAACGGATTGAAGTCGGCGTTGATGCTGCCGATATTGACGATGCGGCCGCCTTCGCCCATTTGAGGGGCTGCCGCCTGCACCGCCGCGAACACGGCGCGAACGTTGACGGCAACCATGCGGTCGAATTCTTCGATAGCGAATTGATCATAGGGCTTCAAGTTTGCGAGTCCGGCATTGTTCACGAGAATGTGAATGCCGCCGAAGGCTTTTACCGTTTCAGCAACCGCGCCTTTCACAGCGATGGCGTCTCCGCTATCTGCTTGAAGAGCTAGCGCGCGTCCGCCGGCCGCTTCAATTTCTTTTACCAATTCTTCCGCTTTTTGCTGCGCGCTTGCGTAGGTGAAAGCTACTGCCGCGCCGTCATTTGCCAGCCGTTTTACGATGGCTGCTCCAATACCTCGGGACCCTCCAGTTACCAGTGCCACTTTTCCAGATAAAGAATTTGTTGTTGTCATTATAAAAACCTCCTCAAGTTTTTTGTTTTGAAACGATCGGTTCAAAACTATGTGCTAAATATAACCTTGGGGGAAACGAGTTGTCAAGAGGGAAAATAAAAAAAGTGAAAAAATAAAAAAACATTCATCAAGGGAACGTGCATACCCATCAATTGTTCGATGAGGGCATGTTCCGATGATGAATGCCGCGTTTTAGATATAAGCGGGGTAAGGGGCGGTTTACGAGGGCCAAGCTTGCATCGTAAGTTCAATCACATCCTGCAATTCATCGCGGGTTGAGCCGTCCGCAGCCCGGATGGACATTCCTTCGGTGACGGTCATGATATAGCGGGCAAGCGCCGCCGGGTTAGAGCCTGCAGGCAGATCGCCGGCAGACTTCGCTTGTTCAAAGCGACGGCGCAAAGCCATTTCCGTCTCTACCCGGCGCGAAGTAAGCTCTTGACGAATCACTTCCGCGTCTTCTCCGCAAGCAATGGCTCCGCGAATGGTCAGACAACCCTTCGGGTAAGAAGGATTTGTTACGGAGTCGGCAGTAACATTCAAGAGCTTTTCGACAACGGCGCGGGCTGTCGGTTCGTTAAAAGCCGCGCTTGTCAGCTTCGGCGGACCTTCAAAGTAAAGATCAAGCGCCTGGTTAAATAATTGTTCCTTGCTGCCAAAAGTGGCATAAAGACTTGACCGGTTAATCTTCATCGCCTCGGTTAAATCCGAGAGGGAGGCGCCTTCATAACCTTTTTCCCAAAACACCTGAAGCGCACGCTCAAGTGCCTCGGTATTATCGAAGGTGCGCGGCCGTCCTGTTGCCATAATGATTTCCTCCTTATTGGATGCGGATGGACTCCGCTTATTATTCTGGAACGTTCGGTACATATATGAAAAATATCACGCGGCAGGATGGATGTCAACATACCCTCTCAAAACGGATTGGGCGCTGCTTGGCATGGCGGAAACAGAAGTTTGTGGCTTTTTCTAAAGCTCCAATGCCCCATGGATATTCACAACCTGTTCGCTGATTGATACAATAGTGATAATTTAACTCTAATTGCGGCCTCCGGATACGGGAGGTCTTTTTTTCAAAGTCGTCAGTATGATTGCAATGGACAATAGAGGAGTCGTTGGAAGGTGCAAAAAATGAACGGAACACAAACGCTCAGCCGCGCGCTGGATATCCTGTTCGCTTTGGCGGAAGCCGGCGATACGCTTACGGTCAGCGAGATTGCCGAGAAGGTCCTGGTACCGGAGAGTACCACGTATCGGCTTCTCCAGACGCTGGAGCAGAACGGCATAGTGGAGAGAAGGGGGAGAAGCCGGATCGCCCTGGGGCTGCGGATTCTGGATTTGGCAAGGAGCCTCAACCTGCAGTTTCAGCGGGACCTGCTGCCCCTGGCGCTGCCGATTATGGAGGAGCTGACGGAGAAGGTGCAGGAAACGTCGGTGCTGTTCGTGCGGACCGGCAATAATGCCGTGTGCATCCAGAATGTCAAAAGCAACAGCCTGATCCAGTTCTCCATCGAGAATGGACGCATTCTGCCGCTGCATTTGGGCGCTTCCGGTAAATGTATCCTAGCTTTTGAGAGTGACAAGGTCGCTCAGCGGATTTTTCAGACCATTGAGAGTGCCGAGGACAGAGCGCGTCTTGAGGCGGAGCTGGAAACGGCCCGGGCTCATCATTATATCATCACCAAGGGAGAGGTGGACCCCGATGTATTCGCCATCGCCGCCCCGATAACGGACGGTCATGCCCATGCGGTAGCCAGCCTGTCCGTGGCCGGTCCAAGCTTCCGCTGCAGCCCGGAACGGGAAGGGGTTATTATTGAAGCGGTGAAGCAGGCTGCGGCCGAATTGTCGCGGCGGATGGGGGCTGTACATTGATTTTTGGAATTCCGATGAAAATACTAGAATTAATAGTTGACAAAATGATGTAATGAATAATAATATTGAAATGCGGATTTCGATTATCATATGTTAATAAATACACATGCATCTCATGGTGTTGTGATTTATCTTCACCCTAATTCATATTAAATTGATTTGAATACTACATATTTGTGAGGTGTTCCACTTCTATGAAATTCATCCTGCCTCTTCGTGTAAAAATCCCGGGAACCGGGCGATGTCGACGCTCCGACGTCAAGCGGCAAGCGGCACCTTCTGCTTTCGCCATTTTATTTTAAAGGCGGTGACCCGGATTGATTGATCAGATACTCGAATATCTGTCCAAGAATCACGACGTCTATCTTAAAGCTGTGCTGACGCACATCGGCATCAGTCTTGCGGTTGTAACCATTGGCATATTGATCGCTGTTCCTTTAGGAGTGTTATGCGCCAAGTTTTTGAAGCTGTCCCAGCCGGTCCAGGGACTGTTTAACATTCTTCGTCTGATTCCGAGCCTCGCCGTTCTCGTCGTGATGATGCCGGTACTCGGAACAGGGCTGGCTCCCGCCATATTTGCGTTGACGCTGCTGGCTTTTCCGGCGATTTTGATCAACACAAGCATTGGCTTCACTGGGATCAGTCCTTCGGTTATCGAGGCGGCCAGAGGGATGGGGATGAGCCCGCGCAGGATTCTGTTCACGGTTGAATTTCCGCTTGCTTTTCCCATGATTATCACGGGAATAAGAACGGCTGCGGTGGAAGTGATTGCGAGCGCAGCGTTGGCCGCTTACATCGGCTCCGGCGGTCTTGGGGAGCTGATCATCATCGGACTCCGGCTGCCGAGTACAGCCATTTTACTTGTCGGAGGGGTATCGGTAGCGATCCTGTCCATAGCGGCGGACGTCATTCTAGCCATTACCCAGAAGAGACTTACGCGACATTTGTGGCTGAACTGATAAATATTTTTTAGTTGGGGAGAGAAAATCCATATGAAAAAATCCTTGAAGTCCATATTCACCACTTCGCTACTGGCTATCGTCGTCCTTTCTGCATTGCTCTCGCTCGCCGGCTGCTCCAAGGGAAACGCAAGCGGCCCGGCAATTACGGTAGGCTCCAAAGATTTCACGGAGTCACTGGTTCTTGCCGAGATTTACGCAAAGGCGCTCGAAGACAACGGATTTTCGGTGAAGAGAGAATTTAACATCAGCGGGCAAGGGCCTCACGAGGCGCTGCTGAAAGGCAGCATCGATTTATACCCGGAATATACCGGAACGGCGTTAACGGTTATTTTGAAGGAACCGGCATTGTTTGACGCCAAGCAAGTGTACGACAAGGTTGCCGCCGAGTACAAAGACAAGTTCAAGCTCGACGTGCTCGACCAGGCCAATATCAATGACTCGCAAGGTCTGGTTATCACCAAGAAAGCTTCGGATCAATTCGGCATCAAGACGATCTCCGATCTGCAGAAGAATGCGGACAAAATCAGATATGCTTCCAACGGTTCTTTTGACCAACGCGAGGATGGACTGCTCGGCCTGAAAAAAGTGTACGGCGAGTTCAACTTCAAATCCTCAAAGGTCTATGACGGCGGTATCAAGTATCAGGTGCTTAAAAATGACGAAGCCGATCTGGCCGTAGCGTACACGACAGAGGGCTCGCTGGTCGATCCGCAGTTCGTCGTGCTGGATGATGACAAACATCTGTGGCCTCCTTATTATGTGGCGCCAGTGGTCAGAGAGAGCGTAATAAAGGATTCGCCGAAGGTGGCGAACGTACTGAACGCCGTGTCGGCGAAGCTTGACAACCCTACGATTATCAAGCTCAACGCCGCCGTCGATATCGACAAGAAAGAGTATGAAGAAGTCGCAGGCGACTATTTCGAGACCATCAAAGCTGATGTGAAAGCGGCAGCGGACAAATAAGATTACGAACCCAATAGGAAATGAAAACCACGTATCGACCCGGGTAGTGGTTTTCATTTTTTCTTGGCGGTTGTTTAGGTAGAAAGGGGTTGATCCCGGTGAGCAGGATAGCGCTTGAATTTAAAAATATAAGAAAAAGGTTCCCCCATGCGGAGGCCGACTCCGTGTCAGGTGTCAGTCTTACCGTAAATGAGGGCGATTTTGTCACGATACTTGGAACGTCCGGCTCCGGGAAAACCACGCTGCTAAAAATGGTCAACCGGATCCATGAAAGCACTTCGGGCGAAATCCGCTTCTATGGCGAAAATATCAAAAAGCTGAAAGTGGAGGACTACCGGAGAAAAATCGGCTACGTCATCCAGCAAATCGGGCTGTTCCCGCACATGACCGTGGCGGACAACATCGCGACCGTGCCCAAAATTCTTCGCTGGAGCAAGGAGAAAATCAATGCCCGCGTGGACGAACTGCTGGAACTGGTGGGACTGCCGGGCGAGAGCTACCGGAAGAGGTATCCCTCACAGCTATCCGGCGGGCAGCAGCAGCGAATCGGGCTGGCGCGGGCCATGGCTGCCGATCCTCAGGTCATGCTGATGGATGAGCCGTTCGGCGCGATCGATGCGATCACAAGACAGAATTTGCAGGATGAACTGATCCGCATTCAGAAGAAACTGAACAAAACGATACTTTTTGTCACGCATGATATTCATGAAGCCTTTAAGCTCGGCAACAAAGTCATCATTATGGACCAGGGGAAAGTTCAGCAGTTTGACACGCCGTACAATATTCTTTTTCATCCGGCCAATGAGTTTGTTGCGCAGTTGGTAGCTTCCGAGAATATCATCAACCGGCTGAAGAT is a genomic window of Paenibacillus durus ATCC 35681 containing:
- a CDS encoding STAS/SEC14 domain-containing protein; the encoded protein is MMYYESPQAEISWNEAQQIVELTWKAFAQGEQFRTAMDKVVELAGKMNGSKVLYDNRKMSVISQEDQAWVSQNWVKRASDIQYCAVIGPEKVVAKSSLNRIVGTIDEFPYELKFFQHREAAVNWLAEMRHKVR
- a CDS encoding NADPH-dependent F420 reductase, which gives rise to MSIGIIGAGEIGQAFAKQVVKAGYEVLLSNSRGPESLAPLVAKLGGKSKAVTVKEAAAADIVFIALPWKHLKEAVADLPAWNGRIVIDAMNPIITPEFIVADLGGKTSSEVVSELVPGARVVKGFNTLTPAVLGSDPQIVGHRVIFISGDDAAAKAEVTRMNDKIGFATIDLGGLADGGKLHQFPGGPLPTLNLIKLP
- a CDS encoding 3-oxoacyl-ACP reductase family protein, whose protein sequence is MTTTNSLSGKVALVTGGSRGIGAAIVKRLANDGAAVAFTYASAQQKAEELVKEIEAAGGRALALQADSGDAIAVKGAVAETVKAFGGIHILVNNAGLANLKPYDQFAIEEFDRMVAVNVRAVFAAVQAAAPQMGEGGRIVNIGSINADFNPFPGNSLYVMSKAAVAGLTRGLARDLAPLGITVNNVQPGPTDTDMNPADGPYAPVVSGMIPVGRYGTGAEIADMVAYLATPGAAFVTGATINVDGGTTV
- a CDS encoding TetR/AcrR family transcriptional regulator, with the translated sequence MATGRPRTFDNTEALERALQVFWEKGYEGASLSDLTEAMKINRSSLYATFGSKEQLFNQALDLYFEGPPKLTSAAFNEPTARAVVEKLLNVTADSVTNPSYPKGCLTIRGAIACGEDAEVIRQELTSRRVETEMALRRRFEQAKSAGDLPAGSNPAALARYIMTVTEGMSIRAADGSTRDELQDVIELTMQAWPS
- a CDS encoding IclR family transcriptional regulator, which gives rise to MNGTQTLSRALDILFALAEAGDTLTVSEIAEKVLVPESTTYRLLQTLEQNGIVERRGRSRIALGLRILDLARSLNLQFQRDLLPLALPIMEELTEKVQETSVLFVRTGNNAVCIQNVKSNSLIQFSIENGRILPLHLGASGKCILAFESDKVAQRIFQTIESAEDRARLEAELETARAHHYIITKGEVDPDVFAIAAPITDGHAHAVASLSVAGPSFRCSPEREGVIIEAVKQAAAELSRRMGAVH
- a CDS encoding ABC transporter permease, giving the protein MIDQILEYLSKNHDVYLKAVLTHIGISLAVVTIGILIAVPLGVLCAKFLKLSQPVQGLFNILRLIPSLAVLVVMMPVLGTGLAPAIFALTLLAFPAILINTSIGFTGISPSVIEAARGMGMSPRRILFTVEFPLAFPMIITGIRTAAVEVIASAALAAYIGSGGLGELIIIGLRLPSTAILLVGGVSVAILSIAADVILAITQKRLTRHLWLN
- a CDS encoding glycine betaine ABC transporter substrate-binding protein; its protein translation is MKKSLKSIFTTSLLAIVVLSALLSLAGCSKGNASGPAITVGSKDFTESLVLAEIYAKALEDNGFSVKREFNISGQGPHEALLKGSIDLYPEYTGTALTVILKEPALFDAKQVYDKVAAEYKDKFKLDVLDQANINDSQGLVITKKASDQFGIKTISDLQKNADKIRYASNGSFDQREDGLLGLKKVYGEFNFKSSKVYDGGIKYQVLKNDEADLAVAYTTEGSLVDPQFVVLDDDKHLWPPYYVAPVVRESVIKDSPKVANVLNAVSAKLDNPTIIKLNAAVDIDKKEYEEVAGDYFETIKADVKAAADK
- a CDS encoding ABC transporter ATP-binding protein, translated to MSGVSLTVNEGDFVTILGTSGSGKTTLLKMVNRIHESTSGEIRFYGENIKKLKVEDYRRKIGYVIQQIGLFPHMTVADNIATVPKILRWSKEKINARVDELLELVGLPGESYRKRYPSQLSGGQQQRIGLARAMAADPQVMLMDEPFGAIDAITRQNLQDELIRIQKKLNKTILFVTHDIHEAFKLGNKVIIMDQGKVQQFDTPYNILFHPANEFVAQLVASENIINRLKILKAETAAQPLTRAPDDSDIYIGRDEFLDSVLSKFFESGRKSIIVTDADGRPVGEIVWDQLNGLLQSQADRVQTDSPSRNAEKVNIHAPIHR